The Natranaeroarchaeum aerophilus DNA window AACGGGCCGAGCGCGCCACGGCTGCGGCGGGTGGCGAGTTCGTCGTCTTCAGCGGTGGGCTGATCGACGAGGAGTTCGCGAACGTGATCGAAGACTCGCTTGCAATCGTCGTTCCGGCGGTCGTCTTCCTGATCCTTGTCTTCCTGATTGTCGCGTACAGGGACCCGATCGACCTGCTGCTCGGACTGGGGGCGCTGGCGATGACCGTGATCTGGACGTTCGGGTTTACCGGACTCGTTGGGATTCCCTTCTCGGAGATGATGATCGCGGTTCCACCGCTATTGCTGGCGATCGGGGTGGACTTCGGGATCCACGCAGTGAACCGCTACCGAGAAGAGCGAGTCACTGGGCAGGGCGTCACCGAGGGGATGGATGCGGCCACTGACCAGTTGCTCGTCGCGTTCTTCATCGTCGCCGGGACGACGGTAATCGGCTTCGGCGCGAACGTCGCGAGCGATCTCGGCCCGATTCGGGAGTTCGGGATCGTTGCCAGTATCGGCGTCGTGTTTACGTTTCTCGTGTTCGGGCTGTTCATGCCCGCGGCCAAGGTACTCCTTGACAGGCTTCGTGAAGGGACTCGAATCCCGGACTTCGGAACGTCCCCACTTGGCTCGGACGGATCGCTGCTCGGACGAGTGCTCCCACAGGGAGCGGTGATCGGCAACCGTGCACCAGTGGCCGTCCTGCTGGTGGCACTTGTTGTAACCGCTGGCGCTGGAGCGATGGCCACCAGTGTCGACACGACCTTCGACGACGACGACTTTCTACCTCCCGAGGAACTACCGGAATACGTTACTGCTGCGCCAGGGCCGCTGGCCCCCTCGGAATACACGTTCACGGAGACGGTGAACTATCTCGACGACAACTTCGAGTCCGGCGAAGAGGACGAGGTCACGGTGTACGTCGAAGGGCCGATGGAGAGCGACGCCGCACTCGAATCGATCTATCGTGCCGGGCAGAATCCGCCGCCGACGGTCGTCGATGACGGCGGAGAAGCAGAAGCCGAGAGTCTCATCACGGTGATCGAGGCGTACGCAGCGGACGACGACGAGTTCGCTCGGCTCGTCGAACGCAACGACCGGACCGGCAGCGGCGTTCCCGACAGGAACCTCGACGAAATATACGACGAACTCGAAGCGTCGCCGTTCGCCGATCGAGCGGATCAGTATCTGACAGATGACAGGCGTGGCACACAGGTCGTGTACTCCGTCGAGTCCGGCGCGCTGGAGTCCGACATCCGCTCCGATGTCGAATCGATCGCCGACGATTACCGGTTTCAGGCAACCCCAACCGGGCAGATCGTGATCTTTCAGGGAATCTCGGATCTTATCTTCGACTCCGCGATTACGAGCCTCATACTCGCGCTCTCGCTCACCGCGGTCTTCCTGATGATCATCTACCGAGTGCTCGAAGGCTACGCGACACTTGGCCTGGCGAACATGGTGCCGATCGCAGTGACCGTCGCCATGCTCGTCGGGACGATGCCGCTGCTGGGAATCCCCTTCAACGCCATGACGGCGACCGTCCTCTCGATAACGATCGGTGTAGGTGTCGCGTACTCGGTACACGTCACACACCGATTTATTGACGAGTTCAACACCGGTAAGGACGGGTTCGAGTCGCTGATGACCACGCTACAGGGAACCGGCGGCGCGCTCGCCGGAAGTATGCTAACGACGCTGGGGGGAGCGGTCTCGCTTACTCTGGCACTAATCCCAATCCTCGGCCAGTTCGGGATCCTGATGTCGATCAGTGTCTTCTACTCGTTCCTGCTGTCGGTGATCGTGCTGCCACCGACGCTGCTACTGTGGGAACGATACGTCGTCGAAGGGGGCGTGCTCGGCTGACTCCCGCCGTCCCGATCAGTCATCGGCCGCGTCCAGCAGCGCCTGTCGCGTCTCCCGAAGCCGTTCGAGCACCGGCTCGTATTCCGTCTCCGAATCCTGACCCGCGCCGATACCCGGCGTCGGTCCAGTCAAAAGGTGTTCGGCGATCACTTCGGTGGCTGACAGCAGCCACTCCGCGCGCTCGGCGAGCCGTCGGATGTCACCCGGCGCGACGCCGTAGCGCTCGTCCAGTTCGGGAAGACCGACGCCCGCAATCCAGTCGTCGAGGAGCCGGGCGGTCTTGACCGTCGCGAGCCACGACTGGAAGTTCCCCTCGAAGTCGTGGACCGGTTTGGTGAACTGATCGGCGTTGCGCATGGCGAACTCGCTGAGACGGCCAGCCTCCTCGGTCCGAACGTACTGGGTGCTCATATCTTCGGTATCACAGACGATTTCGAGTACCGTCAGGGTCGTCACCCGATCCATCGTCGCCGCGGTGCCCAGCGCTTCCACGACCGCCGCTCCGGTCAGGGGATCGACGTAGACCCGTGAGACGAGGCGACCGAGATCGGTGGCAACGAGCCCGTCGTCGCGCCGTATCATCCCGGTCGCGTCCAGATACGAGAGTACCTCGTCGACGAGGTCGGTCAGTTCGGCAGCATCGCGCTGGTGTGCGAAAAACGTCGAGGCGAGCAGTGCGTCGAGTTCGGCTCGGTCCCCGGCGAATCCGCCCGCGAGCGTCGCGAGCACGTGCGTGCGAAGCGCCTCGCGCGAGTCGAGTTTCGATTCGACCCGCTCCGGTTCAGTACCGATATATTGCTCGCAAAGCGCGTCGGCGTCGACGCCCGTCGCAACCAGCATCGCCTCACCATAGGGATCGAGGCCAGGGCGTCCCGCCCGCCCGAACATCTGATGCACTTCGAGGATGGGTAGCGGTTCGTAGCCGTCGCCGGTGAACCGCTCGTGGTCGCGGACGATCACGCGCCGCGCGGGGACGTTCACCCCCGCCGCGAGCGTCGGCGTTGCACAGAGGACCGCGAGATCACGCTCCCTGAACGCACGCTCGACGATCGAACGGTGTTCGGGGCGAAGCCCTGCATGATGAAACGCAACGCCACCGTCAGCCGCTTCCGCGAGCGCCTGTCCGGTGCTCGTCGTCGCACCTGTACCGATTTCGGCTGCCACATCTGGTGCCTGTCGGAACCCGTGTACGCCGAGTGACTGTGCGAGCGTTTCGGCCTCGCGTCGTGAGTTGACGAACACGAGGGCCTGGCCACCGTCATCGATCGTGTCCGCGACGAGTGCCGTCGTCGGTGGCTCGTCGCCAGGGACGATCGACAGCGTCGTGCCATCGTCGAACGTGACCTCGCCGTCGTCGTAGACGCCGGTTCTGAGATCGATCGGTCGCCAGGTCGACCGAACGAGTTCGGCGTCGAGCCAGTCTGCGATCTCCGCGGCGTTACCCACCGTTGCCGAGAGCGCAACGAGTTGCTGGTCGGGGACGAGTCGGCGAAGTTTCGCGAGCGTGATTTCAAGCGTCGGCCCGCGGCCGTGAGCGTTCAGGAGGTGTACCTCGTCGACGACGACACAGGCGATCGCTTCGACCCAGTTTGCCCCGTTCCGGATCGCGGAATCGACCTTCTCGCTCGTCGCAACGATGATATCGTGCTCGTCGAGGGATTCGTCGTCGGCGTCGTAATCACCCGTTGCGATGCCAACGCTGACATCCGGGAGTTCGGCGAACGTGTCGTACTTCTCCGTGGCAAGTGCCCGCAGCGGGACGACGTACAGCGCAGGGCCATCCGCCGACAACATCGCCAGCTGCGCAACGAGCGTCTTCCCGCTGGCGGTCGGCATCGCCGCGACGACCCGTTCGCCGCGAGTGATTCCCGCCTCGACAGCAGCTTCCTGGGGCGGGTACAGCGACTCGATTCCCTGAGTCTCGAAGTGCTCGATGTACTTCGGTGCGAGCGACAGATCCCGGACGTCCATCTACCCGGTACTGGGGCGAGATGCTATTTAAACTACGGGGCGAGAAGAGGAAGAACTAGAGGCGTCGCGAGCCGTCAAGTGCGACGAGCACGGCATTCGCCCTCGATGTCGCACGATACTTCCGCCATTTACCGTCCTTTCGTCGTGTGACGAGGCCAGCCTCAGTCAGCTGTGAGAGCGCGTGACTGATCGCGCTGTCGCTGACGTCGAGCAGGGGTCCAAACTCACAGACACAGAGCTCGTCGTCCGCTTCGTGGAGCATTCGAACGATTTTGTATCGAGTCTCGTTGGCGAGTGCAGAGAGCAGTTCGACGTCGGCGTCGAGCGTCGAACCACCCGTCGCTGCGTCGAGTTCCTCGAGTTCGGCCATCCGCTCTGCAACGTCCCCCGGCGTACAACTGCCCCGGTCGTCGGCGAGATATCGCTGGAGGCGGTCGTTAGATGACATACCGGTAGTTTGAACGGATGGTTGATTAAGCGTTTTGGCGTGGCGAGGTGGTGGTTCTCTGAGGGACACCAGAACAATTTAGTATTTGCTCATACGAATGGTTCGTATGGATAGCGGAACCGAACGGGGAGAGATCGTCGAACTGCCACGGGGTTCCTGTCGCCGAAACGCGAGGTGTCAGGGAGAATGAGCGCCTACAAACAGGTCAACTACAACGAGATCGAACCAGTCTCCGGCGCGATGCATGCACTGAGCGATTCGCTTGACAGCAAACAGGTCGGTGTGTCCGTGGTCCGCTGCGATCCGGGCTGGCGAAACATGCCTCACGATCACGCCGAGAACGACCACGAGGAGATCTACATCCTGATCGACGGCGAGGCGACGGTGGTGATCGACGACGACGAGATCACGATGGAAAGTGGCGACGCCGTATGGATCGAACCAAGCGCCACGCGCCAGATCAGAAACAGCGACACGGAAAGCGCGTTTGTGCTCGTGAGCGCGCCGGCCTCGCGCTGTGTCGCCGCGAGCTGCGAGGGCGACGACGACTTCTGGTCGACCGAGGGGTTCGTCGGTTGAGTGGCGCGATCAAAGCGTTTATGCCTACGAATGAATAATTGCTCAAACGAGTTCGGCGGACTCGCGATCGATAACCCCTCACGCTCCGATCGCAAACGCCTGAACGATTGAACGGATACGATACACCATGACCGAACTACAACTGTACGAAGAGGCGATGTGCTGTTCGACGGGCGTCTGTGGACCGGATCCCGATGACGAACTCGTCGAAGTCAGCGCGGCACTCGACCAGCTCGACGAGGAGTTCGAGCACGTCGATATCAGCCGGGCGAACATGCAACACAACATCGACGAGTTCCTCGAGACCCAGCGGATCTACGACCTCGTCCAGGAGCACGGACCCTCGATCCTGCCGATCACGGTCGTCGACGACGAGATCGTCGCCAGAGAAGAGTACCTCGATTATGACGAGCTCGCAGAAACGCTGGAACAGCGCGTACAACCACAGGAAGCACAATAGATGACCGAAACCACTACTGCAGCCCGAGAGATCGTCGAACCGAACAGCGAGGACACGGAGTTCGTCTTCTTCAGCGGGAAAGGCGGCGTCGGCAAGAGCACGGTCAGCTGTGCGACGGCAACGTGGCTCGCCGACAACGACTACGAGACCCTGCTGGTCACCACCGACCCCGCGCCGAACCTCTCGGACATCTTCGGCCAAGAGATCGGCCACGAGGTGACCACGATCGACGACATCGAGAACCTCTCTGCCATCGAGATCGATCCGGATCAGGCTGCCGAAGAGTACCGTCAGGAAACCATCGAGCCGATGCGCGAGCTGCTTGACGACGAGCAGGTCAAGGCGGTCGAAGAACAGCTCAACAGCCCGTGTGTCGAGGAGATTGCAGCTTTCGATAACTTCGTCGACTTCATGGAGTCACCCGAATACGACGTGGTCGTCTTCGACACCGCGCCGACGGGCCACACGATCCGGCTGATGGAGCTGCCATCCGACTGGAACGCCGAACTGGAAAAGGGTGGCTCGACCTGTATCGGCCCAGCCGCCTCGATGGAGGACAAAAAGAAAGACTACGAGCGGGCGATCGACACCCTGCAGGACGGCGAGAAAACCTCCTTTGCCTTCGTCGGCAAGCCCGAAGACTCCTCGATCGACGAGATCCAGCGGAGTGCCTCGGACCTCGGAGAGCTGGGGATCGAATCCCAGCTGTTGATCATCAACGGATACCTGCCCGAATCAGTCTGTGAGGACCCCTTCTTCGAGGGGAAGCGCGAGGACGAACAGGCGGTCATCGAACGGGCCAGCACGGAATTCGATGCCGACGCCACAGCGACCTATCCCCTCCAGCCCGGCGAGATCGCCGGTCTCGACCTGCTGGCTGATGTGGGTGGCGTCCTCTACGACGGCAACGAGGCCACCGTCGACGTGGGATCAGCAACCAGTATCGACACCGAGGAGTCGGTCGACTTCGACGCACTAACTGATCCTGACGCAGTCGCCGAAAACCTCGAACCTGTCGACGGGGAGACGCGCTATCTGTTCTTCACCGGCAAAGGCGGCGTGGGCAAGTCGACGATCGCAGCGACATCGGCGACCAAGCTCGCCGAGGCGGGCTACGAGACGCTCGTCGTGACGACCGATCCGGCAGCACACCTCGAGGACATCTTCGGCGAACCCGTCGGCCACGAACCGACCTCGGTGAGCCAGGCGAACCTGGATGCGGCCCGAATCGACCAGGAGAAGGCGCTCGAGGAGTACCGCGAGCAGGTCCTCGACCACGTCACGGAGATGTACGCCGACAAGGACGACACCCAGATCGACGTCGACGCGGCGATCGCCAACGTCGAAGAGGAGCTCGAATCGCCCTGCGCCGAAGAGATGGCCGCGCTCGAAAAGTTCGTCGGCTACTTCGAGGAGGACGGCTACGATATCGTCGTCTTCGATACCGCACCCACAGGTCACACGCTCAGACTGCTCGAACTCCCATCCGACTGGAAGGGCTTTATGGATCTCGGCTCGCTGACCAAAGGTGCCGCGCCAGCCAAGGGCGGCAAGTACGACATGGTCATCGAGACGATGCAGAACCCCGAGAAGAGCTCGTTTGCCTTCGTGATGTACCCCGAGTACACGCCGATGATGGAGGCCCACCGTGCGGCCGAGGACCTGAAAGACCAGGTTGGCATCGAGACGGCCTTTGTCGTCGCCAACTACCTGCTGCCCGAAGAGTACGGCGACAACGCCTTCTTCGCCAACCGCCGAGCCCAACAACAGCAGTATCTCGGTGAGATCAAGGACCGCTTCGAGACCCCGATGATGCTCGCCCCGCTCCGACAGGACGAGCCAATCGGCCTCGGCGAACTGTCGGCGTTCGGCGAGGAGATCACGGGACTGTCCGAGATCGCCAAACGAGAGGAGGTGACGATTCAATGAGCCAGCAAGTGTCCAACGAGGAGGCAGTCGAACAGAAGCTCCAGACGTTCATCGGGACGCTCAAAGACTCCGGGGTCTACCAGGAGTTCATGGCCGCCAACGAACGTCTCGAAAATGACTCGGAGGCGAAGGCGTTGCTGCAGGAGTACCAGCAGAAACAGCGGCAGCTCCAGACGGGCGGCTTCGACGAGTCGGTTATGAGCGAGCTGCGAGAGCTCCAGGAAGAAATGAACGACAACGACACGATCCAGGCCCATCGCGAGGCACAGGAAGCGCTCGTGGAACTGCTCCAGGAGACAAACGAGGTCATCAGCGAGAAGATCGGCCGCGAGTTCGCGCAGTCACTGGGAGGTGGGTGCTGTTGAGCGCCTCCGACGAGGACGTGCTGGCGGCGGCAGCGGCACTGGGCGAGGAACTCTCTGCGGCGAAAGCCGACACCTCACAGTTCCAGTTTAACACGATGCTGATGCAGTGCAACGAGGCGATCACCGAAGAGACTGGCGTCAAGTACGGCGACGCGTGCGGTGCTGGCGGTAGCTGCTGACACCCTCACTTCGGTTCGTAACGACCTGATTCCCCGTCGGCAGGAAGCAACTGGGAGGCACGTAGACTGATGACAAGGATTCAGACGGAGATCCCCGAGCGCCGGGAGAGGATAGCCGAGACGACGCTTGAGCTACTTGCATTCGATACTCAAAATCCACCCGGCGAGACCCGACAGGTCTTCGACTGGGTCGAACAGCGAATTACGGAACTCGGCGTTGAGTTCGAACGGGTTGAAACAGATCCCGGTAGGCCGAACCTCGTTGCGACGATTCCGGGGGCACGCGAGTGGACGCTGTTGTACGAGGGGCATCTCGACACTGTCCCCTTCGAACGGGACTCGTGGTCATACGACCCGCTTGGCGAACGCGTTGACAATCGTCTATACGGACGCGGGGCGACGGATATGAAAGGTGCGGTCGCCGCTATGCTCGACACGATGCGGGCGTTCGCTGACAAGACGCCTCCAGTAACGCTGCAGTTCGCGTTCGTCAGCGACGAGGAAACGGGCGGATGTGCGGGGATTGAAGCTGTGCTCGATACGGATTTGATCACTGCGAATGCCGCGGTAGTAGGTGAGACAACGACCGTCGATAACGAGCCAGCGATCGCCGTTGCTGATAAGGGCCGTCTATGGCTGACACTCGAAGCAACGGGACAGGCTGCGCACGGTTCCCGTCCAATGTGTGGTGAGAACGCCGTGGACAGGCTCTACTCCGTTGCTGCTGACTGCCGTGAGTCAGTAACCGAGGATAGGTTGTCCTATCCAGATCCTGTCGGCCGCATCATCGATGATTCACTTGACCACCACGCGCAGCGGTGTCCACAGCACGAGTGCGCGTCACGGGACCTCTTCGAGTATCCAACCGTGAACCTCGTTGACATCCTCCCCGCGCTGAAGCGCGAGGATTCCCACGTTGGGATATTAGGGTCTACGGTCGCACCTGTTCTTGTGGGGCTACTCTCCCCGTTGATTTGTCGAACAGGCGTACCAATGGCTGTGCCAAACAGCCGTTACTCCTATCCTCTTCAGGATTCGGAGTTACCGTCACTCGCATGTTCTCCGCCGCGTTCAGGTCGCTGTTAGCAACCAGTCCACAGTTCTCACAGACGTACAACCCACGTTCAACACGGTTTGAATCGGTTTTCGTTCCACACTCACAGCACGTTATCGACGTTGCCAACTTGTATTCATTAACCCGCTCCACGTTGATGCCACGTTCTTCGGCCTTGTACTCGATGTGACTGAGCAATGTTTCAAACGCCCAATCATGCAGGCGTTTGTTTTCGTGTCGACCCCAGTCAGTATCGTCGCGGATATTCTTCGGGTGGCCGACTGCTATTGTTCCTACGCCTCTGTCAGCACACTGCTTGACAATATCTTTCGATAGGGCGTGCAGGAAGTGTTCTTGTCGCCGGGATTTTTTCTGCCGTGCCCACTCTGCATGGTCGCTTGGGCCGTTGTCGCCTTCCGTCTCGTATTCCTGCTGTCTGAAGTAGTGGGCATCTTCTTTCAGGGCATTGCCCGGATACAGCAGTGTCTCGTCACCGACAGAGATAGCCGCCGTGTTACAGATACCGAGGTCAACACCTGCTGTTTTCTCACTGGGCGTTTCGGGCGTCTCAATCTGCATCTTACACACAAAGTGTAGCTCCCACTGGTCGCCGGTCCAGACAGCACGCACTGTCTGAACGTTTTCAACAGCTTCAAGCATCTGGTCGTTTGTCTGAAGTGTGTATTCACAGAGGATGTAGTCAGCGGCGTAGCGCGACTCTTTCATGTTCGTGCCTTTCGAGAGACGAACACGGTTGTACTGGGTGTCGAGTTTGAAGCCTTGATTTTTCCACGTCACGGTGGAGTGTGGGTGTTCGTCGCCGTGTTTGCGGTAGCCGGGCGGGTTCGCGTCTGAGTCATCTTTGTTGTACCACGAGATGAACGCCTCACCGAGTTCTTGAAGAACTCGTTGACTAGATTGGCTGTGTAGGTCTGCATAGCGTTCGTGATTTTTCAGGTACGAACAGAGTTCATCGGCATCTGGAATGTGACCGATAGAATCCCAGATACGCGAAATCGTCCATCGTCCGACGTTCCACAATTTGCTGGCGGCGAAGCCATGCGAATCAAGGTCGTCACTGACTTGCGAGTGGTTTTGGATACTCGCTTTGAGTGTCCGAGTGACAACCTGATTCGACATATGTAAGCATAGTAGTTTTGCTTACATAAATGTTGGTTCCCGGCGTGAAATATCCAGCCGGAGCTACGAGCGTATTTCGTTACCCCAGTTGTCGGATTCATCCCCGCGCTAAACAGTAGTTGCGGATTGTGCATTGAACGGACCGAAAACAGGAACATCAGAGCTTATCACGCTCTCTAATACACCGTAATTTACTCCCGATAGGTGTTTCTAACCCGACAAGAATTAGATACGGTCGAAAACAATCGAATAAAAAGAATTGGCGAGAGTGCTGCCGCTCGCCAGTTTGCGATCACGAGCCGCAGAAGCCTACTATGAGACCGCGTTGTCCCAGAGGCTGTGAACGTACGCGAGCAGCATCTTCGCCGTCACAGGCGGCGTCTCCGCTTCTGGAATCCCAAGCGCTTCACGCACCAACAGATTCACCAACACCCACATGTTGTAGAATAACGTCGCAAACGAAAAGTAGAACATCCGCAGCGCAAAGTCCATCGAAGCTGTTCGCGGCAGGAAATCCAGCACGACACGGAAGCTCGTCTCGATCCCCCATCTCCGCTCATACGACTTCGCAATCCGCTGCGCCGAGCGCTTCGTCAGCGTCCGGTTCGTGATGTACGTGAAGTACTCATCACCACTCCCTTCTTTCGGTGGCGTCACCACACGCGTTACGGTCGTTGACTCGTACGGTGCACGCGATCGACTCATCGTCACGTCGTGTTCGATGTTAATGCCGTCTTCGTCAGCATTCTCCCACATCTTCTTCGTTTTCGAGTTCCGGCGAGCTCGAATTACGAAGTTCGCGCCTGTCTCATGTAATGCCTGAATGTACAGGACTTGGCTGAACCCGCGGTCCATGAACACGTCTCGAACAATCAGACGCTCCTGGGCTTCGTTGACGAGCTGTTTGACGCCTTCCACCTTCTCTTGTTTCGACGCGATTTGGTGGAAGTCTACAACGAACCGTTCGCCCGTCTCACCAATCACCGAGAGGGTGAGGAACTGGTACGCTCGGTTGGTCCCGCTGTCGTGCTTGACCTGCATCGTCCGCGGTGTCTCCAGGTCGCTGTAGTGCCGCCAGTTGTGCTCGTCAATCGCTACATCAACGATACCGTTGAGGAAGCCTTTCTGTTCAGCGATCGTCCACAGCGTTTCTTTCGCGTTATCGAAGAGTTCGGTGACCTCGTTGTTCTCCAGCTCATCGAACGCGCGGATGTGGTCTCTGAGCGTATCACCAGACGGTGTCTTTCGCCTGTCATCGGAATCAAGACTCCACGTGTCGGCGGCGTTGTTAGCGAAGTCGCGTTCCCGACACATATGCACCATCAGGTCAAGCAGGTCTTCATTCTCGAAGACTGCATCCTCTGCCAAGCCAAGGTCAATCTCAGGGTAGAACCATTCGCGGGTCTTCCGAGCAACGTCTTCCGATGCTTCGCTCTTCACCCGTTGTTTCGTTCGCGTTGATGCGTCTTCTCTATCTTCCTGGTCAAGGGCGTCAACATCGACAGGAGTTGCATGCTCCCGAGCAGTTTTCCGTATCTCTGTTGCAGCGTGAGCGATCGTGTTCTTCAGCGGGTCGCTCATGTAGTCGTTCCATGCGCGTGTGAGCGCGGTTCGACTGGGTGCAGAGTTGTCGCTGGTGAATTTTTCAGGATCGTAGCCGATGGTGGTGGCGCGATCCTTCTTCGAAAGGAATCGGTGGAGTGCTGACCAGTTGTTGTCACCGCGAAGGTGGTAGAACACCATTGTGCGAATGTGCGGCGCGAGGTCGTACTTGTAGTGCCAGTCTGCCCGTGCATCTGTAACCGTATCGAGTGAATCGAACGAGAGGCTACAGGCGATGACGAACGGGTCGAAGTTTCCTTTTTCAAGTTGAGCGGTCGCCTGTTTGACTATCTGGCTGGAAAGGCACTCGTGGATTGGTTGTGGACTACGGTTGGATGTCATCGTTGGTGAGAGATTAGTTACTTCAGAGTGAACCTATACGCTGGTGTGGCGTTTCCGGAATTTCTGAATAATACTCTGTGTTTCCGGATGATAAGCTGAAGTCTAAAAGAAGAAATTCGTGCGAAGTAGTCTTCTTCGGAAGGTTTCTCTCTTATAGAAGCTCACATCAGACGAGCGTACATTTCCGAGGGAAACAAGTTTCTGAATGAGGTTTACTTCTCATAGAAGTCTTCTTCAGTATAGAAATGGGTGCTGGGCATTGTTACGGATGGTATGGATAAGTCGGGCTCTGACCGGAGTGTATGGTTTGGCGATGAGTATCCTAATGAACTCCGCGAGTTCGTATTGGAGCGCGGCG harbors:
- a CDS encoding ArsR/SmtB family transcription factor, with translation MSSNDRLQRYLADDRGSCTPGDVAERMAELEELDAATGGSTLDADVELLSALANETRYKIVRMLHEADDELCVCEFGPLLDVSDSAISHALSQLTEAGLVTRRKDGKWRKYRATSRANAVLVALDGSRRL
- a CDS encoding DEAD/DEAH box helicase, with product MDVRDLSLAPKYIEHFETQGIESLYPPQEAAVEAGITRGERVVAAMPTASGKTLVAQLAMLSADGPALYVVPLRALATEKYDTFAELPDVSVGIATGDYDADDESLDEHDIIVATSEKVDSAIRNGANWVEAIACVVVDEVHLLNAHGRGPTLEITLAKLRRLVPDQQLVALSATVGNAAEIADWLDAELVRSTWRPIDLRTGVYDDGEVTFDDGTTLSIVPGDEPPTTALVADTIDDGGQALVFVNSRREAETLAQSLGVHGFRQAPDVAAEIGTGATTSTGQALAEAADGGVAFHHAGLRPEHRSIVERAFRERDLAVLCATPTLAAGVNVPARRVIVRDHERFTGDGYEPLPILEVHQMFGRAGRPGLDPYGEAMLVATGVDADALCEQYIGTEPERVESKLDSREALRTHVLATLAGGFAGDRAELDALLASTFFAHQRDAAELTDLVDEVLSYLDATGMIRRDDGLVATDLGRLVSRVYVDPLTGAAVVEALGTAATMDRVTTLTVLEIVCDTEDMSTQYVRTEEAGRLSEFAMRNADQFTKPVHDFEGNFQSWLATVKTARLLDDWIAGVGLPELDERYGVAPGDIRRLAERAEWLLSATEVIAEHLLTGPTPGIGAGQDSETEYEPVLERLRETRQALLDAADD
- the hcsS gene encoding halo-CC-star protein HcsS, with the protein product MLLSASDEDVLAAAAALGEELSAAKADTSQFQFNTMLMQCNEAITEETGVKYGDACGAGGSC
- the arsD gene encoding arsenite efflux transporter metallochaperone ArsD codes for the protein MTELQLYEEAMCCSTGVCGPDPDDELVEVSAALDQLDEEFEHVDISRANMQHNIDEFLETQRIYDLVQEHGPSILPITVVDDEIVAREEYLDYDELAETLEQRVQPQEAQ
- a CDS encoding cupin domain-containing protein gives rise to the protein MSAYKQVNYNEIEPVSGAMHALSDSLDSKQVGVSVVRCDPGWRNMPHDHAENDHEEIYILIDGEATVVIDDDEITMESGDAVWIEPSATRQIRNSDTESAFVLVSAPASRCVAASCEGDDDFWSTEGFVG
- a CDS encoding efflux RND transporter permease subunit, which produces MDKSVIDQSVDRLGNLITSRPLMIVLVFLAITAVFATGLGTIESEEGTDEFTEGVPAQAAQDEVDERFGDTFETDEPSTQLIQRGQGVLTPTGLERSLAAQAQLDGDPELEVTGTSSVAGAVAQTIEPNAATPEQQRDVIASTPDQEVRATTRELLAAEPGLRELVSDDYNAASGEASATITVVTYAEDVDEGAAQERAERATAAAGGEFVVFSGGLIDEEFANVIEDSLAIVVPAVVFLILVFLIVAYRDPIDLLLGLGALAMTVIWTFGFTGLVGIPFSEMMIAVPPLLLAIGVDFGIHAVNRYREERVTGQGVTEGMDAATDQLLVAFFIVAGTTVIGFGANVASDLGPIREFGIVASIGVVFTFLVFGLFMPAAKVLLDRLREGTRIPDFGTSPLGSDGSLLGRVLPQGAVIGNRAPVAVLLVALVVTAGAGAMATSVDTTFDDDDFLPPEELPEYVTAAPGPLAPSEYTFTETVNYLDDNFESGEEDEVTVYVEGPMESDAALESIYRAGQNPPPTVVDDGGEAEAESLITVIEAYAADDDEFARLVERNDRTGSGVPDRNLDEIYDELEASPFADRADQYLTDDRRGTQVVYSVESGALESDIRSDVESIADDYRFQATPTGQIVIFQGISDLIFDSAITSLILALSLTAVFLMIIYRVLEGYATLGLANMVPIAVTVAMLVGTMPLLGIPFNAMTATVLSITIGVGVAYSVHVTHRFIDEFNTGKDGFESLMTTLQGTGGALAGSMLTTLGGAVSLTLALIPILGQFGILMSISVFYSFLLSVIVLPPTLLLWERYVVEGGVLG
- the arsA gene encoding arsenical pump-driving ATPase; translation: MTETTTAAREIVEPNSEDTEFVFFSGKGGVGKSTVSCATATWLADNDYETLLVTTDPAPNLSDIFGQEIGHEVTTIDDIENLSAIEIDPDQAAEEYRQETIEPMRELLDDEQVKAVEEQLNSPCVEEIAAFDNFVDFMESPEYDVVVFDTAPTGHTIRLMELPSDWNAELEKGGSTCIGPAASMEDKKKDYERAIDTLQDGEKTSFAFVGKPEDSSIDEIQRSASDLGELGIESQLLIINGYLPESVCEDPFFEGKREDEQAVIERASTEFDADATATYPLQPGEIAGLDLLADVGGVLYDGNEATVDVGSATSIDTEESVDFDALTDPDAVAENLEPVDGETRYLFFTGKGGVGKSTIAATSATKLAEAGYETLVVTTDPAAHLEDIFGEPVGHEPTSVSQANLDAARIDQEKALEEYREQVLDHVTEMYADKDDTQIDVDAAIANVEEELESPCAEEMAALEKFVGYFEEDGYDIVVFDTAPTGHTLRLLELPSDWKGFMDLGSLTKGAAPAKGGKYDMVIETMQNPEKSSFAFVMYPEYTPMMEAHRAAEDLKDQVGIETAFVVANYLLPEEYGDNAFFANRRAQQQQYLGEIKDRFETPMMLAPLRQDEPIGLGELSAFGEEITGLSEIAKREEVTIQ
- the hcsL gene encoding halo-CC-star protein HcsL yields the protein MSQQVSNEEAVEQKLQTFIGTLKDSGVYQEFMAANERLENDSEAKALLQEYQQKQRQLQTGGFDESVMSELRELQEEMNDNDTIQAHREAQEALVELLQETNEVISEKIGREFAQSLGGGCC
- a CDS encoding RNA-guided endonuclease InsQ/TnpB family protein; amino-acid sequence: MSNQVVTRTLKASIQNHSQVSDDLDSHGFAASKLWNVGRWTISRIWDSIGHIPDADELCSYLKNHERYADLHSQSSQRVLQELGEAFISWYNKDDSDANPPGYRKHGDEHPHSTVTWKNQGFKLDTQYNRVRLSKGTNMKESRYAADYILCEYTLQTNDQMLEAVENVQTVRAVWTGDQWELHFVCKMQIETPETPSEKTAGVDLGICNTAAISVGDETLLYPGNALKEDAHYFRQQEYETEGDNGPSDHAEWARQKKSRRQEHFLHALSKDIVKQCADRGVGTIAVGHPKNIRDDTDWGRHENKRLHDWAFETLLSHIEYKAEERGINVERVNEYKLATSITCCECGTKTDSNRVERGLYVCENCGLVANSDLNAAENMRVTVTPNPEEDRSNGCLAQPLVRLFDKSTGRVAPQEQVRP